In the Vespula vulgaris chromosome 9, iyVesVulg1.1, whole genome shotgun sequence genome, ATGATTCCATAATTCCAAATGTCTGTCGCTGGTGAAATAGAAGTCGTAGGTGAAAACATATATAACTCCGGAGACGAATATTCTTgtcttatttttgttaattcgaTATTACGGTATGGTACGATATACGTTAACGTTACATGACCGTAATCGtctaataaaatcttttctggtttcaaatcaaatattataactCCTTGTTGATGCAACGCTTCGACCGCTAAAAGAATTTCTGCTGCCCAACGACAAACAACTTCCTCGGGTATTTCCCAAAGCGCTGGCTCGCAGTTAGGGCCGACACGTTTGTCCGCTTGGGCAGATCCTTCACCTTGACAATTATCCTTCGAATATTCCGACGTTAACGTGTTACTTCGTTCGTCGATAGCACCTTCTATTTGCAAAGATTCTAAATAATGACTATCGATCTGGGTTGCGTACGTGGAATAACATTCGTGTTTGATGTCATCCGTTATCGAATTACTCGATGCGTCCGAACTGGTACTACCCGACGTATCATTTTCTTGCGCATTGTCAAACCTAAAATCCAAGCTATTACTCAAACGTTTGTTCAAATTATTTACCTTCGACATTGATATCGACGATATGTTATCGTTTCCAAtgttttttatcgattcgaacgctccttttctctcctgaTTATTACTGTCATTGCATTCAAGTCGACAAACGACACCGTCGCTTTCCGTTGCTCGCGTAACATCATCTCGCGAATAGATTAATTCTTTTGACTCGTTTGATCGAATAGCAACGGAATTACTTCTCCTTAAAGTAGCGTTAACAGATTGTAGTAATTTCTGTGCTTTTTCTAACAATTGAGTCGTAGGCATGTCACTGCCACAGATTTCATCTACGTTATACGCCTGGCATTGTGCATTATCTTCCTTTAACGCAATACGGTTTATCTTTGTCGATTCGGCATCGTAAGTACAGAGACGTTCTGTCTCTCTACTTGTTACCATTTCGTTGTCGTTATTAAACATTCCCTCTAAGGTATTTTGGTATTCGTCGCTAATATCGAGCGTTTTCGAACCATCTCCTTTAAACGGAATCGAATTGTCGTgtgatttgtaatttttaattataaaatcccACAATTTACCACGTTTGGCATATTCCAATATAAGAAATACCGTTGCTTCCGTTTCGATATAAGCATGCAAACGTACCATAAACGGTATTTGTCCGCGCAATATGTAATTGCTTATATTTTCCTTATTACAtaacgatttttcgatactctTTACTATTTTAACACCATTTGAATGTAAATCTTTAACGAGCATTACAGAATCTATAATCTTCAAtactttgtaatttttaagaTCCGACGTAGGCTTATTTAGCACCGAGATATTCCAGTTTAAGTATCTATTGTACAATTTCTCCGCCCTATCTAAATATttcgatactttttcttttattattattttcctcgcATCGTCAGGATCCGTCTCAACGCCGAGTAATAACGTTGAGATTCCCATTTTGTATTGGGCAAATGCTTCTTCGTATTCCGCGATAGCTTCGTGCTTGAACGCTGCGCTTATGTAAGCAGCAGCCACTACGATGTAATGTGTAATGTCCTTGCACGTATGCGCAAGATCGGAACAGTCTTGTATCATTTTGGGATTCTTCATTTTTAGCgttcttgtcttttttatttcatactttttatCGCTTATATTCTCGTGCTTATTATTCCGATTATCTAGCTTGTCTTGTACCTTTGACGCGCTTGTCTCTATACCTAAACCGTTATTGCTCTTAGCAGtattacattctttttcgTACTCTCTCAAAGGGCcaactatattatatttaaccgGATTTTCTTCCAAGGCCAAAGATCTTGTTTCTCCGTCAAGGATACCACCCAACGAAAGATGAGCGCTTTCTATGATATTGATCTTGTTCGTTAAGACTGGATCGTTCAAACCGATATTGTGATCGTCTTCCGAAGTATCAGAACCGATGGACTGTGAACGATCGTTTATATTGCTATCGTTAAGACtgttttcaaaaaattttatgaacgTGTCACTCGTGTATAAGCACTGATGTTTCCCGATAAAATCTAAGAACTTCAACGcgctgttctttctttcttgaacgACCTCAACTTCGAATCTTCCAAAAAATTTAGACTTTGTAAACGGAGGAAAAGGatctttaatttgaaaatgcGCGTGTAAGGCATATAATGCCGAATGGAGTTTTTTAAAGTCATTGTAACGTTTCCAAACGGACACCTTGGATACTTCCTCTCTAGatgcttttaaatatatctgaaAGTCAAAAAGATTCGAGTAAAAGCACCGATTATCTTTATGTACGAATCGTAGAACATAAAACCATACCACGGATGTGACTTTGTAAATGGTAAAACCTTTTCTGTGTCGCGTAGTTTCGGGTATAATGAAACGTCTGACCCACTTGTCTTTCGTTGATGGCATGTTTCAATGTACATTTTTCAACGTTGAGcaacttttatataattaaccaCTCTTAtcacattttaaatattaaacgcTTTCTACGTACActcttcgtttcattttaGATTGTTGTCAGTCCGACGTAGAGCGTCTTCGATTATCACTTTGAGGTTATACCGTAGACGAGGCAGAGGAGAGCTCAATGTTGTCATGACAGGTTCGAAACAAGAACAGAGAGTTATTTTTACGCAGAAGCGATGTTTTCAAATTTCGTACTAATGGCGTGGATGTAAAAGACGTTTCTTCGCCTTTAAAAcggtattaaataatttcttggaCGTCcacaatcgataaaataaataatcaaaatgcTATAATTAATTGTCCACTAATgtgtatatttctttgaatataattattaaatcaatagaaacgtataaaataattctaacgtGACATCtcgataattatgattttttaatatcttatttttcacGATTTTTCAAGTCagtgtttccttcttttcccaTACAGTTTCTATTATTCAAGGACGAACTTATcgacataaatatttatcgactatgaacgatcgattcttcttttatcgacTGACGATATTATTCGTAACAGTGCATGTGCTTTCCATTTGATTTGTGTCGCTATTAGTCATCGACAAAAGTCATCGACACATAGAAAACACTGATTATGACCTAAGATTGCGCAGACGCGTCGTGGCtgacgatgaaagaaaaagaaggttgacatatacgtataattacTACTTGTTTGTTGGTGAacgttaattttctatattatcgaTAACTATTTAtccaaatatcttttttattattatataagactgtacacacacgtatatatttatacatagtaAGCGAAATTGTCCTCAAAGTTATTGCTACGTATTTACGGAAACGCGATCAACGAATATATTGTACTTTCGAGTCGTTCGATAGGTAAATATCATTTCGATGTATTCGTCATCGCAGATCGTTCTAATACAGATTGATTAAGTATTTAAGTAAACTATTAATTTTTCCGAATAATCGTACAAAAGTGAAATATAGcgacaaaaaagaattgttcAAAGAATGCCATACTCGACAATCATGATTTTATCTTCGGTCGAATCTTCGTACTTGCACATATGAGCACATACAATAAGACCTTTTATTTGCAGTAGCAAACTTTAAATATCTAGATGGTAACCATTCGTCCCTATAAATTGatcattgaaaaagaaaaaatatcgaaaaatgtataaatcgaGTCAGGAACCCGATATACCTGCGGCGTTAGGTTTGTTGACACTTTTAAGTAAtgaagaattaaaagatatatta is a window encoding:
- the LOC127066219 gene encoding ribosomal protein S6 kinase delta-1, whose product is MPSTKDKWVRRFIIPETTRHRKGFTIYKVTSVIYLKASREEVSKVSVWKRYNDFKKLHSALYALHAHFQIKDPFPPFTKSKFFGRFEVEVVQERKNSALKFLDFIGKHQCLYTSDTFIKFFENSLNDSNINDRSQSIGSDTSEDDHNIGLNDPVLTNKINIIESAHLSLGGILDGETRSLALEENPVKYNIVGPLREYEKECNTAKSNNGLGIETSASKVQDKLDNRNNKHENISDKKYEIKKTRTLKMKNPKMIQDCSDLAHTCKDITHYIVVAAAYISAAFKHEAIAEYEEAFAQYKMGISTLLLGVETDPDDARKIIIKEKVSKYLDRAEKLYNRYLNWNISVLNKPTSDLKNYKVLKIIDSVMLVKDLHSNGVKIVKSIEKSLCNKENISNYILRGQIPFMVRLHAYIETEATVFLILEYAKRGKLWDFIIKNYKSHDNSIPFKGDGSKTLDISDEYQNTLEGMFNNDNEMVTSRETERLCTYDAESTKINRIALKEDNAQCQAYNVDEICGSDMPTTQLLEKAQKLLQSVNATLRRSNSVAIRSNESKELIYSRDDVTRATESDGVVCRLECNDSNNQERKGAFESIKNIGNDNISSISMSKVNNLNKRLSNSLDFRFDNAQENDTSGSTSSDASSNSITDDIKHECYSTYATQIDSHYLESLQIEGAIDERSNTLTSEYSKDNCQGEGSAQADKRVGPNCEPALWEIPEEVVCRWAAEILLAVEALHQQGVIIFDLKPEKILLDDYGHVTLTYIVPYRNIELTKIRQEYSSPELYMFSPTTSISPATDIWNYGIILYELLTGIKFRSLHAEPFRSHSVVSIPSKLSDNARSLLLNILKYEPEERLTISDIKKHYFFEKIDWSSMVYSTI